The following DNA comes from Nicotiana sylvestris chromosome 10, ASM39365v2, whole genome shotgun sequence.
ACTGAAATTAATTCACCAGAATAATAGTATTAGGAAAAGATCTCAGGAAATGACGACAAGGCAATAAGTCAATGACAATAACGCAATCCTCAGAATACAGTGAAAACCAGAAATACAGATTATTAGAGTCTCGTGCGAAGGAACTGAAGCCAATATAGTAAAACAGGGGATACCAAAATATAAGATATGTTGCGGCtcgtaacccgatcccaccatataatatcaatatcataattcacccttatttcacctattGCGGCGAGCAGCCCAATCCCACCgtacaatatcaatatcataacaataaacataatatgttgcggcgcgcaacctggtcccaccatataatatcaatatcataattcacccttatttcaccataacaatccacccttatttcacctgttgcggcgtgcaacccgatccgatcgtacaataataatatcacaatatGAAtatcctcccttattacaccacctcccttatttcacctgtagcggtatgcaacccgatcctccgtataataacaataattaacaacaacaattcaataaCTAAATTTACCAGAATTTCTACAATCAAGGGTATGAGTACACGACAATAAGGGAACCACGTGAAATAAAAGGAATAAAACAatctttacaaaatgacaatTCATGTAAGGCACATAATAACTAAGCATGCATTCACAATAATTTGGACATGTAGCAGATATGCACATAGTCATAGAAGAACTAAACAATTAAGAGGTAACAAGACAATAAGGAAGACAATGACTTTAACCAAGGCATATAAGGGCTAAATAACGAGTAAGAGGTAAATAAGtgctaacaacatcatatggagcatgTAAGAGTAGTCTAACAATGAGATACCACATGTTATGACAATTTAATCGAAATTATGGAAAGAGACTAGACAATCTAAACCGGTCAATACCACATATAGACTGTGTACCCACTCATCACCTTGCGTATATGGCTTTCTCATTAACACAATTAAATCAATTCCTAAGGGGTGATTTCCCCCTCCCTCCTACAAAGTtagacaagacacttacctcaattcggccaacttaatactcaatttagcttttcctttaccaattcaccaTCGCTCAGCCCAATCTAGCAAAAGaaaacttaaatacatcaaataatgcaggagaaaataatttcaattaacaaagctatgatccttatacaatttgcaaaattttaacaaaaatcaactccccaggcccgcacctcggaacccaataaaatttaaaaatccaaacactcattcaattacgagtccaagcatactagtttcactcaaattcgaCTCCAAATCGAtagtcaaaactcaaaaattcactttatgaattttagacaaaaccccccaaatttcactttgaataCGAAACCATCAACTCACAACACACCTCAAACAATTTGCTTCCTAAAAATCCAAATGAAAAAGAAGACACAACAACTACAGGGGTACAGGTGACCAATGTTGCAGCACCACCTCAAACTTCCCAACCATACCCAAATTTAATCCTCCTAAGTCAGCAAATAACCAACCTAAGGTCTCTGTCAATTATGATCGACCTACCAGTAAAACAAGCCCACCAAACATAACTCCACAAATACCAGCTACTGTTTCATTAATCCCCAATGCAAACAAAGAAATTCTTCAGCCTTCAGGATCCAAAGACCAAGCAAAAAAACCCCAAACACCACTGAGCCATCTCTTCCAACAGTTACTCACTCCTATGCTACAAAGATCAGGGCCAGATTTGAAGCAGAGAGAACACCAATAAATTTCACTCCTCCAAAGCTCACCACCAAACAAGGCAGACCTGCAGTGGTTTTCAAAAGAGAAGAATACATGGGCACTATGGCTACTAGGTGCAAGTATACTGTGGTAGGGAAACTTTCTAATATTATGCCTAGGATGGATGTCATCATAAGAAGTTTTGTAAACCAAACATAGCTCAAGGGAGGAGTCAAAATTGCTCATTGCAATTCAAAGACTATCTACATCGATCTAAGACAATTAATATGATCATGCAACTGTGTGGAACAAGCAATTCATGTACATTCAAGGACAAATGATACAAATTGAAGCTTGGACACCTCTTTTCACTCCCAATAAAGATTCCACAATTGTGCCAGTATGGATTGTTATTCGTGAGCTGCCTTGGAACCTTTACTATATGGAGATCCTCACTCCACTACTCTCTCATGTGGGTAAGGCCCTGTTCCTAGACTTGGCATCTTTTCAAAAAACAAGAGGCAGTGTTGCTAAGGTAAAAGTGCAACTTGATCTTACCAAAGACAGACCTCAACATGTGTGGTTAGGCTATGATGATAATCAAGATGAAAATAGTAATGGACAATGGTTGGAGATACAATATGAGAGCATCCCTGATTGCTGCCTATATTGTAGACACCTTGATCATGCAACTCATGCATGTCCATAAAAAGCCAAACAGGAAGAGATACAGAAGAGGAAAGCCAATGCAACAACTAAAGAGCAAAACATACAACAGGAAAAGACCACAATAGAGACACAAAAACCACAACAACTACCAAAACAACAAACACATTATACTCAGTAAAAACATATTCCTCAACACCAACAGCAGGTCAGGCACCAAAAATATCAAGCACAAGATAAGGAGGAACACCAGATTTTAGGAACAGACCTTTCATAAGAGGAATGTCAAACTCAAAAAATAGAAGATCGAAAGGAAATGCACAGAAAAAACACCAAAAAGAAACAGGCAGTGTATATTGCTAAACAACCTAATGTTCAGCGACAACAGATTCCACTAAAAGAAAACTCCCAAAAGGTTTCTGAACCATAAAGGATTTCTAACAATCCTCCAGCTTAACTGGAGAGGATTGCTGATTCTAGTGCCCAGAAACAACCCAATCCCCATATTCCCCTTTGTGTTTCTGTTGATGAAGCCATTGGAGGAAGGGAGGTTTGTCATGAGGAAACCTTAGAACTTAGAGATGGGGATCCAAACAAGGGAGGCTTCCTCAAGTTTTGCATGAGTGTGCTAATGCACATATGATTGAATCTAGGTTGGACTTAACCTCTGTTACCACTGATGATGTTGCTGGTCAAGTTCCTCTACTTATTGTCACTTATGAGGAGGAGACTATAGCACAACTCAAAAAGAAGGCAATGGGTAAACAACATGTTATGGAAACTGCATCATTTTAAACCAAAAAGAAGAGTAACCCcagccaaaagaaaagaagcaatctAAGGAAAAAGGAAATAGCTTTAGAATTCAGCAGGATTCTGAGGCCTTGCAGAAAGACCTTACCAATGATGATCATCAATTGGAAGCTGATTCCACTGAATTGCTACCTCTATTAGTTGACAAAGTAGAGGGTATCAATCACACTTCAACTGCTGAGAAGATATTGACTGTGTTTGAAGACAATTTGGCTCATCTACCTCAGGATGATGAGTATAGACCTATCCTTTCAGAGGATGAACTAGGAAAAGGAAGTGAAGAGGACGATGAGTACAGTGATGATGATCAACACTGTGATCTCCTCATCAAAGAAGCCAATGGGGAAGAATACCAAGACCAAATTATTGCTTCTCAAGGGATGTCACCAAGGTTTACACAACCACTACCAAGATTAACCAGAAGTAGAGCAGCTGCAGCTTCCAGTAACAACCAACAGTCCAAAAAATCCATCATCCTTTAATGATTAGTACAATAATCTGAAATGCAAGAGGTATCAGAACCTCTGGAGCCACTGAGAGACTTAGAATTCTGAAACAAATTCACAACCTTTCCTTCATTGATGTACTAGAACCATTTCTTGACACCAAATACCTCAACTACTATAAAATCCAACTGGGCATGCAATATGCAGCTTCCAATGTCAATAATAAAATCTGGATATTCTGGAACCAGGACTTCAATGGTACAGTTCTAGACACAGATAAACAACAACTGACTATTGAATTAAGGCATGTAAAAGTTGGTCAGGTTTTTCATATGACTATCATCTATGCAAAATGTAAACAAAACATGAGAAGACCTTTATGGGACAACCTAAGGCACAAATCCTCTTGTGATGTGCCTTGGTATGTCATTGGTGATTTTAATATGATTGCATCGGTGGAAGAAAAGATTGGAGGCATTCCTTATCAAATGAATAAAAGTATTGAATTATTGAGCATGGTTGAGGACTATGGATTAGTGGACCTTGGTTTTCATGTTCCAAGGTACACTTGGTCTAATGGAAGAGATCTATGCTCCATTGTTTGGAAAATATTGGACAAGGGATTTGTTAATGATAATTGGTTAGCTTCATTCCCTACAACCACAATCACACACTTGGTTGTTGTAGGGTCAGATCATTTGCCTATATTAATGGAAATGCATGTGAGCTAGGAAGCCAACCAGAAATATTTCAAATTTTTCAACTGTTGGGTAGACAATGATACCTTTCTACCTTTAGTCCAGAGGACTTGGGAGATGCAGATTGCTGGGCACCCCATGTGGATCTTTCATCAAAAGCTCAAAGCCACTTCAAAGGCATTGAGCAAATGGTCCAGGGAATAGTGTGgttacatttttcaaaagccatAAGCCACATGTATATCTTGCAATTTCCAAGATATTTTGGATGATGGCAACAGGAAAATGCTCACTCTTTTCTGTCAGAAGCTCCAGGCAGAATTAGCATGTATGGCCATCTACTTGGGTCCTTTTTGTTAACCTTCTTCAATTAGGCTTTCTTTGGTCTCACTGTTAAAGCAAAGTTGAAGAATGTTTGGACCATGATCATTGTTTTGTCATACTCCATAGAGATTTTCTACTCTTTAGAAGATGTAGATCTTGTTGTATATGGAAGATGAACTTCCAACTCATTTGTTTAGTAGAGTTAGGATCACTTGTGCATTTTTGTATAGTTAAACTAGGTTTCCTTCACCATGTTTTTGTATAAGCAATAGTCTATCAATGTTGGATAGGCAACTGGAGTTTCTCTGTAAGTCTAACTTCATATAGAATTTTAGGTCCATTTGGTTTTCAGTTTTGGATGATCAAGTGTACATCCAACCTTTGGGAGGTAATTTATGTCCCCTCCATTGTTGTACTTTACTTTATATTTATGAAAATTAACCCTAGGCATAAGGCCTTGTGGACTTTGACaaaaaacaaatcatcaatcaaatgcctaaaacgaagatggatttatgaaatataaccaaaatcgaatAAAAAACACTTATCCCAATCAATATAATGAAAATCACCTCCAAATATTGTCCAAAtctgagctccccaactcaaaatatgaccaaatgaacaaactttCGATATTAAGTATTTTGCCCAGCTATTCTACCTCGTTTTACATGCCAAACAATCCCGAAACTTACTTTTAATGCATCCAATTGATTCCTTGTGAAATATCaatcaagttaggcttttgaattacTCTATTTCACCTTATAATGAAAGAGATAAATTGgttttaatatttgaaaatagtgcagatttttaaatacgaagtcagtggtaatttcgtaattaatctgaaaaatctggcagcccaattcttagtaaaatgacgaTAAAATtctcatacaatgtccaaatttgacgattctttttgttATGGCTCCTcaattacgatacagatctaatacttcaatcaaaacagaaattggagctcatttgtttaatgtgtaccatttatgcttgaagaaacaacgtcgaaacataataaaaacgagcgcaacacagcccaaacctatccgaaactcacccgagcccctcgggaccccgtacgaacataccaacaagtcccataacaaaatatggacctactcgaggccttaaatcatgcataacaacatcgaaacgacgaaacgcacctcaaatcaaacttaatgactttcgaactttcgacttccaaaaactcgcgccgaaacatatcaaatcaactcgaaatgaactcaattttgcacacaagtcttaatacatcatacggaTCTACTTGCGCCCCAAACtatcgagcgaagtgcaaattctcaaaacgaccggtcaggtcattacattctgccccacttaaatatacgttcgtcctcgaacgtgccaagagttgttccaaAGCCATCAAACCACTGCATGAGCTCACCATACATACACTCAGAGGTGATTCCCTATCACCCTAACCCATGTAGGATTGACAATGCAATTTAACTATAGATCTCATTTCAtccttagtccataaccttagGACAGAACCCAATTCTAACAATCtaaaattcatcataggaccCGAATCTCACATCATCTTACTGTATAAACCTGAACAAGCTGAATCGAGCCATAATTACAACCCAAGGTACAATCACACGATGTTTCACACAACTCAAATGCCTGTAGCAATAACTTCTGACCACCATAGCTGCCCAAATAACATTTGGACGTCGGTAATACACTTCACATTGAATAGAACCTTGTTCTGGACCTCCACAAAGCTTcccatgataaagaaacatgcgGGAACTCATAACCTCCTATGAAGTCAACAAGTCAAGAAGCTCTTTCATCCGTCAAGGGTCATTTcccaaatcttagcagaaatAGCCTCATACTTCCAAACATTCCTCACCCCCAATACGATAGTTCGAATGTcaggtctaagaacctcatctcagccaatacaagcagCCCAACGAATAACTCATCACGGAACCACACGGATTCTCACGCCATACAGCTCGTACACCAACTCAACAATAACTCAGTTATGCAGTACAAATAGAAGGGAAGCAAGGTATAAGGattatctaacaagtacaacatgtttaacaacaaaaatatattttcatTAAATCATCCTACATAGGGAAAACAAaacaccaaataaacacaaggaaagggtatACCACATAAAAtccgatgcggcgtgcagcccgctcccaGATACTCATCAAGCCAAAGTGCTCGGGTTCACTGATCACATGAATATTGATATCAAACATAGTAGAGTGCATAACTGTAACTGTGGGAAAATGAATAGAATTAACAAAATATGGAAGAaagcaagcacaactaaggtgcaatgaGCCAATCAATATCACAAGGGTCATTTCACCTATATCGCTATAAGGCCTGAACAGAATTACAACATGCGTGGAGAATAATCATACAGCCTCACAGCCCATAACGACATAGGCCAGgggcacaaataatatccattATGCCTGGTAACATAACCGTGATAACAATCTCACAAGAGCACCCAAACTTGACCTGATATAAAATACATATTCTCGTTGAGCTTTCAAATAGCCCCCAACCCAAATCCTGATCATTCCCAAATAGGTAAATATCCTCCCAAAAGTCCATAGCAACTTATCGATAATGTATGCTATCAGTTATCCCATTCTCAACATGCCTTCACAATCCACAAACAAGAAATAGCCTGCATATTGGGACACCTAGCCCCAAAACCTCAGGAATACCGAAATTTCCATACCCGAACTCAACTACGCTAATAGAATGGCTGATACATCACTCACACCTCATCATCTTACTGAAGCACCCATATAGATTTTCCGGCCGTGTAACAAAACTCGAACCTCAAAAGCCTTAAAACCCAGTAATCACCATGCCACTAGCCATGAACCGGCAAACCAAAACTCAAGGGTCTTTCCTAAAATGCATGTCCTTCACATATGATATCCAATAATACCAACCTTCTATTAACTTCTGATATCCATCCAGGAGAAAACCATAGTGTACAACATATTCCTTATGCCCATAGTAGCTAGCCGACTCAAACCGTTGCCGAAACCATCGAGAACTCTCCGAGATCCGTCCGCACACAACTAAACCATTAGGACCGCATCTTCCCAACTCAACCGAGCCACACAAACTGTCCAATCTAAGAGTACTACCACAAATGCCGGTAGGGAATTCCCATTCAAAAAGGACCAATTACTTCCATTGCTATGCTGACCTAACACTACAGAGCTGACCCATTTCTTTGGTTACTCCTAGACTTTCCTCTAAGGTAGCAATTCTCAGTGTCAAACAACTACCCCAACCAAAACTCAATGCAGAAAATCATAGTACAATCCACGTAGCCCAGCAACTCATAAACCACCATATTTCCCCTGAAGCACCCCATGATTCCCCGATCGAGATGCCTATGCTGAATAAACCTTATATGAATCTATAGTTATTTCTCCGACTCCCTTTTGATACTGAAATAAAAATACATTAATGACGCAAAAACACCGTAAGCCCCAACATCATCCCATAGAAGATCTTAGATCTTAGTTATATACAAATTTTGGGAACCTTCCAATACCATCTATATACATTTCTCAGGCCAAAATGAGGTAACACCTGACTCTACAACCTGAATACCGttagtggactcccccacttggcgcgAAGCCATAGAAAAAAACATCTAATGATTCACAAAACTAACATTCATAGCTCGTACAACACCAATCACAAGGTACTCCAGTTCATCCACTAAGCGCATGTTCATTCTCGTGACCGTCAAACTCGCTTCCTTTAGTGCCTTGAATGACAATATGTACCTTCCCCTGAGTAGAAATCTCATACGAACCACATAATATCCAGTACCACCAACTATCCTCAATCAACATCTACCTTGTGACCCTACCATGATTGCGACGACTAGTCAATCAATTAAACCTTCCCAAGCTCATACTTGTCAACCAGATATTGGGCCCCGCTGCACCCCATTTGAACAACTAAATAGTACTTCAATACCTCGGCATCTTCAGTTTGAACGATACATTGAGACAATGTCTGAGCATCCCCGGCTACCTCGTAGCCCATATGTAGCATCACGAACTACTAGCGCATAGTGGACATTGAAAGCGTAATATCatacacgagtggatgtaaaggaacataagatatatgcttcaagctgaatcgaTGTCGCACAacaaggaatgaaagaagtggaatttcctaataGTTTCTGTAGcccctcgaagataagtacagacgtctccgtaccgatccgcaagactctactaaacctgcttatgactcatagcacctatgaacctagggctctgataccagctCGTCAACcacccaaaatccctccgaaaaagtcatgatggcacctagtctctaaaactagatAAGACTAACATTAACAGAAATATCGATAATATTTGCTAACAGCAAACAATTTAGAAATAGGAATCTCTGTACAATTTACAATTCCAAAATCGGTAGTGCAAGTCATAAGCCTTTTTAGGAGTAGTTATACATAATGAAACTGTTCCAGAACAAAAGGAAAGAatgaaaataaatacaatagAAGGTGACTTCGGTGCCTGCGAACGCCCAGtaggtgtaccttgaagtctccatcCACCCCAAGCATAAGTCTCAAAGCCAACCCGATTCGAAGTGCCTGGctctgcacaaaaagatgtgcaaaagtgtagtatgagtacaccacggtggtacccagtaagtatcaagcctaacctcgatagagtagtgaTGAGGCCAGGTTAAAACACTACCGAATATATAACCTGCAAGATATGACTTAAATCTAACAAGAGAGGACTATCCGACTAAAACCAATAGCAAAAGGATATCAAATTGCAAAGAGTAGTAACGATAAGAGGAAAACACGAATGACAACGAGAATTAACCAAGTAACTAAACAACAACATAGTTGGGGTCCGGATGAAGCATAAATGAGTTCAAGTAGGGAAAATGATGTTACCTCAACAAATTGAATCATTTCTAATACACAATTCCAACAATTCCAATCCTCGTAATCTCAAATCATAATTACAACTTCCAAACCTTTAacacacatggcaccttgtgcccacatatttccaTCTCACTTTGTATGGCAAAATCCATGCGCTACTCAGTACATAATATCTGTATCACATACTAATTAAGGTGTCCAGGAGACTTTTACTTATATATCATAAAGTAATAGTGTCGTTTCTAGACCAAGTAGGAAATCAGTGAGAAAGATGGAtttattttagaaatcatttgagtgAAGAAGAATAACATttccaaataaaatacaacatcgaataagCTATTGAATTTAACATAGGGTTTATTAAATTAAGACATAATAAAGATTCCTTTTTAAGTGAAATAAAAACCTCAAACAGGTTAAGGATATTAAGTTGAGAAATTAATTGAAGTAAAATGTAACAACTATTAGAAATAGTAAATACCAAAATATACGGCGAGTCTTAACCTAGAGGTCACACAAGGTAGCATGATattaattcttttattttaaatcacTATATTACTAATAGCTAAGCAGGGTAGGAGGTAATGACTCAACGTAGTAAATTCAGTTTGAAAATCCATTCATCAGAATAATAGTATTAGGAAAAGAGCTCAGGAAATGATGGCAAGGCAATAAGTCAATGACAATAACGTGATCCTCAGAACACAGTGAAAACCAAAAACACAGATTATCATAGTCCCATACGAAGAAACTGAAGCCAATACATTAAAATAGGGGATACCAAAATACAAGAtatgttgcggtgcgcaacccgatccccaccatataatatcaatatcataagtCACCCTTATCCCACCA
Coding sequences within:
- the LOC138879733 gene encoding uncharacterized protein; translation: MIQIEAWTPLFTPNKDSTIVPVWIVIRELPWNLYYMEILTPLLSHVGKALFLDLASFQKTRGSVAKVKVQLDLTKDRPQHVWLGYDDNQDENSNGQWLDLTSVTTDDVAGQVPLLIVTYEEETIAQLKKKPKEKKQSKEKGNSFRIQQDSEALQKDLTNDDHQLEADSTELLPLLVDKVEGINHTSTAEKILTVFEDNLAHLPQDDEYRPILSEDELGKGSEEDDEYSDDDQHCDLLIKEANGEEYQDQIIASQGMSPRFTQPLPRLTRSRAAAASSNNQQSKKSIIL